A genomic stretch from Sinorhizobium terangae includes:
- a CDS encoding CDP-alcohol phosphatidyltransferase family protein, whose protein sequence is MTETGDRRPLASRNTRWAGAIARWMAARAITPNQISQASMVAAALAGGAFFLAGQNMGGVRIACLLLAALFCQLRLLCNLFDGMVAVEGGKGEPDGPFWNEFPDRVADLLIFTGLGYGIGTPGLGWAAGAFAVLTAYVRELGRAIGNPSDFSGPMAKQHRMATVTAAAALSIAEPLWQGHNEVLIIALWLVALGAALTAFRRGRALVRRLKEAGGR, encoded by the coding sequence ATGACCGAGACAGGCGACCGGCGGCCGCTTGCAAGCCGCAACACACGCTGGGCCGGCGCGATCGCTCGCTGGATGGCGGCGCGGGCGATCACGCCCAACCAGATCTCGCAAGCGAGCATGGTGGCCGCGGCTCTCGCCGGCGGTGCGTTCTTCCTGGCAGGGCAGAACATGGGCGGGGTGCGGATCGCCTGCCTGCTTTTGGCCGCCCTGTTCTGCCAGCTCCGGCTGCTCTGCAACCTCTTTGACGGCATGGTCGCCGTCGAGGGCGGCAAGGGCGAGCCGGATGGCCCTTTCTGGAACGAGTTTCCGGATCGCGTCGCCGACCTCCTCATATTCACGGGGCTCGGCTATGGCATCGGCACGCCGGGACTCGGCTGGGCTGCCGGCGCCTTCGCCGTCCTCACCGCCTATGTCCGCGAACTTGGCCGTGCCATCGGGAATCCGAGCGACTTTTCCGGGCCGATGGCCAAGCAGCACCGCATGGCGACAGTCACCGCCGCCGCGGCCCTCTCCATCGCCGAGCCTCTGTGGCAAGGCCACAACGAGGTGCTGATCATCGCCCTCTGGTTGGTCGCCCTCGGCGCGGCGCT
- a CDS encoding adenylate/guanylate cyclase domain-containing protein, which translates to MSFSQSRICKGCWEQMRLPVPLRGPASIPFRGFGIRPSRMNPNTCTICELMFTRVMKARKITVDVSVLFADLRGYTTLSQSHSADAVSSLLDDFYDECAAAIWEFDGLLNKTVGDAVMAIFNFPIPRENHAERAVLAAREIQRRCQLRRERHSAEGVGLRGSELGVGIGIDSGEASFGEFGRSHRDLTAIGTVVNTAARAQSAAEAGQILVTRAVCERAKSQPAESEGREYRLKGFDKPIELYAV; encoded by the coding sequence ATGTCGTTTTCTCAATCGAGGATTTGCAAGGGCTGCTGGGAGCAGATGCGCCTTCCCGTGCCTCTGCGCGGACCGGCTTCCATTCCCTTTCGCGGCTTTGGCATCCGCCCAAGCCGGATGAATCCGAACACCTGCACGATTTGCGAACTCATGTTCACGCGCGTGATGAAGGCTCGCAAGATCACTGTTGATGTGTCTGTGCTTTTCGCGGACCTGAGAGGCTATACGACGCTTTCGCAGTCGCATTCGGCAGATGCCGTCTCGTCGCTGCTGGATGATTTCTACGATGAATGTGCCGCAGCCATTTGGGAATTCGACGGTCTTCTCAACAAGACGGTCGGCGACGCGGTCATGGCTATATTCAACTTTCCGATCCCCCGCGAGAACCACGCCGAACGTGCTGTCCTCGCTGCGAGGGAGATTCAGCGCCGCTGCCAATTGCGTCGTGAACGTCACTCGGCTGAGGGTGTCGGACTGCGCGGAAGTGAACTCGGCGTCGGTATCGGCATCGACTCCGGCGAGGCCAGCTTCGGAGAGTTCGGCCGATCGCATCGCGACCTGACTGCGATTGGTACGGTTGTGAATACGGCCGCTCGCGCCCAGTCAGCCGCTGAAGCGGGGCAGATTCTCGTCACCAGGGCCGTTTGTGAGCGGGCGAAGAGCCAACCGGCCGAAAGCGAAGGCCGCGAATACCGCCTGAAAGGCTTCGATAAGCCGATTGAGCTTTACGCAGTCTGA
- a CDS encoding lysophospholipid acyltransferase family protein, whose amino-acid sequence MKALIAKVAAAAFVLFARAITAVRAIWPEEGLPAKPCVYFANHSSHGDFVLVWAVLPPRLRHRTRPVAGAEYWLKSQTSAFIGRDVFNAVLIEREREKRTQDPIALMVSAIDAGSSLILFPEGTRNQTEERLLPFKSGIFHLVDQRPEVDLVPVWINNLNRVMPKGEIVPIPLICTVTFGRALRLAPGEDKETFLERMRAALLALAPKPAGSGE is encoded by the coding sequence ATGAAGGCTTTGATTGCGAAGGTTGCTGCGGCTGCCTTCGTTCTGTTCGCCCGCGCGATAACCGCGGTTCGCGCCATCTGGCCGGAAGAGGGATTGCCGGCCAAGCCTTGCGTCTATTTTGCCAACCATTCGAGCCACGGCGATTTCGTCCTCGTCTGGGCCGTGCTGCCGCCGAGGCTCCGCCACCGGACCCGCCCCGTTGCCGGCGCCGAATATTGGCTGAAATCGCAAACGAGCGCCTTCATCGGGCGCGACGTCTTCAATGCGGTGCTGATCGAACGTGAACGGGAGAAGCGGACGCAGGATCCGATCGCGCTGATGGTCTCGGCGATCGATGCCGGCTCGTCGCTGATCCTTTTTCCTGAGGGCACGCGAAACCAGACGGAGGAACGGCTTCTCCCGTTCAAGAGCGGCATCTTCCATCTGGTCGATCAGCGCCCGGAGGTCGATCTCGTGCCGGTATGGATCAACAATTTGAACCGGGTCATGCCCAAGGGCGAGATCGTGCCGATCCCGCTGATCTGCACCGTCACCTTCGGCCGCGCGCTCCGCCTCGCACCCGGCGAAGACAAGGAAACATTTCTCGAACGGATGCGGGCCGCTCTCCTGGCGCTTGCTCCGAAACCGGCAGGGAGCGGCGAATGA
- a CDS encoding phosphatidate cytidylyltransferase: MTAAGSDLVTLVLGIFGVLIVASTVGYILERRLATNEPNAAVENLNARIRAWWAMVILIGLAFIAGRIGVLFLFAFCSFAALREFITLIYTRRADHWALASAFFLVLPIQYYLLWAEEYGIFSIFIPVYAFLLMPIISVLRGDTERFLLRVAEVQWALMICVFCVSHVPALLTLDIPGYEGRNVLLIAFLVIVVQLSDVLQYVWGKLFGRTRIAPKLSPSKTVEGFVGGVASATLIGAALWWITPFTPLQAGLMSFIITLMGFLGGLVMSAIKRDRGVKDWGHLIEGHGGLIDRLDSVVFSAPIFFHLVRYWWSLS; the protein is encoded by the coding sequence ATGACTGCGGCAGGCTCCGATCTCGTGACCCTCGTCCTCGGCATCTTCGGCGTGCTCATCGTCGCCTCCACGGTCGGCTACATACTCGAGCGACGTCTCGCGACCAACGAACCGAACGCCGCGGTCGAAAACCTCAACGCCCGCATCCGGGCGTGGTGGGCGATGGTCATCCTGATCGGCCTTGCCTTCATCGCCGGCCGGATCGGTGTCCTTTTCCTCTTCGCCTTCTGCTCCTTTGCGGCGCTCAGGGAATTCATCACGCTGATCTACACCCGGCGCGCCGACCACTGGGCGCTCGCCTCGGCCTTCTTCCTCGTCCTGCCGATCCAGTATTATCTGCTCTGGGCCGAGGAATACGGTATCTTCTCGATCTTCATTCCCGTCTATGCCTTCCTGCTTATGCCGATCATCTCGGTGCTCCGGGGCGATACCGAGCGCTTCCTGCTTCGCGTCGCCGAAGTGCAATGGGCCTTGATGATCTGCGTCTTCTGCGTCTCGCATGTACCGGCGCTGCTGACCCTCGACATACCCGGCTACGAGGGGCGCAACGTGCTGCTGATCGCCTTTCTGGTGATCGTCGTGCAGCTGAGCGATGTGCTGCAATATGTCTGGGGCAAGCTCTTCGGCCGCACCAGGATCGCGCCGAAACTCTCGCCGTCGAAGACGGTCGAAGGCTTTGTCGGCGGCGTTGCCAGCGCCACACTGATCGGGGCCGCCCTGTGGTGGATCACGCCGTTCACGCCGCTTCAGGCCGGCCTCATGTCGTTCATCATCACCCTCATGGGCTTTCTCGGAGGGCTGGTGATGTCGGCAATCAAGCGCGACCGCGGCGTCAAGGACTGGGGCCATCTCATCGAAGGTCACGGCGGGCTGATCGACAGACTTGATTCCGTCGTCTTCTCGGCGCCGATCTTCTTCCATCTCGTGCGCTATTGGTGGTCGCTCTCATGA